GGACGTGCCGGCCGCGCTGATACGCATCCGGGAAGCGGTGAACGCGGGCCACCTGCGGCAGGAAGATTTGGACCTGCGCATCAAGAAGATTCTGCGGGTGAAATATTGGGCTGGGCTGGCCAAGTACCACCCCACCAAGCTGGCGACCATGCGCGACAGCCTGAACCTGCCGGCGTCCAAGGTGCTGGCTCAGAATATTTTTGAGCACGCCGTGACCGTGGTTAAGAACGACGACAAGCTCCTCCCCTTTCAGCGGCTCGATACGCTGCGGATTGCGGCCATCACCATCGGCACCCAGGCCGAGGGGCCGTACGCCACCATTTTCAACAAATACCAGCCGGGCCCGGTGTACGCCGTGCCCAACCGCTACGCCGACGACTCCACTTTTACCCGCATCGCCGCCCGCCTCGGCGGCTACAACGTGGTGGTGGTGAGCCTGCACGGCATGAACAACACGCCCAGCCACAACTATGGTATAGGCGACGGCGCGTTGAAATTCCTCAAGCAGCTCGAAGCCAACCCCAGGTTCAAAACGGTGGTGGTGGCCATGGGCAACGCCTACGGCCTGAAGTTCCTGGAAAATGCCCGCACGCTGGTGTGCGGCTACGAAGACCACTACGCGGCGCAGCTGGTAGTGCCGCAGGTGCTGTTTGGGGCGCTGCCGGCCCGGGGCAAGCTGCCGGTCACCGTTTCGCCCACGCTCAGAACCACCACCGGCATCGCCACCGCAGACTTGCACCGCCTGCGCTACGCCGTGCCCGAAAGCCAGGGGTTGAGTTCGCGCGTGCTGGCCCAGATTGACAACATTGCTCTGGAAAGCCAGACCTACGCCGCCGCTCCCGGCTGCCAGGTGCTGGTGGCTCGCAACGGCACGGTGGTATTCGACCAGAGCTACGGCTACTGCACCTACGACCAGAGCCAACCCGTGACCAGCAGCACGCTCTACGACCTGGCCTCGGTGACCAAGGTGGCCGGCACCCTGCAGGCCGTGATGTACCTCAAGGACCAGGGCAAGCTCAACATCGAGGAGAAAGTAGCCACCTACCTGCCGGAGCTGGCGCGCACCAACAAGCGCGACATGACCATTCGGGACGTGCTGCTGCACCAGGCCGGCCTCAAGCCGGGCATCCCCACCTGGGAGCGCACCGTTAACAGCAGCGGCCTGAAACCGACCTTCTACGCCAGCATCCGCTCCGATAATTTCCCCAACGAAGTGGCGCCCGGCGAATACAGCACCAAAGCCGCCGACGACTCCGTCTGGGCTTGGACCATGCGCTCCAGCCTCCTGCCCAAAATCAAGGGCAAGTACCCCACCGAGTATTCGGACCTGAGCTTCATCGTGATGAAGCGGGTGTGTGAAAAGATTCTCAAGGAGCCGCTCGAGGACTTTTTGCAGGACAACTTCTATCGGCCGCTGGGGCTGGGCAGCATGACGTATAATCCGCTGCAGCGCTTCCCCAAAAGCTGCATCGCGCCTACCGAAAACGACACCTACTACCGCCGCGAGCAGCTGCAGGGCACCGTACACGACCAAACGGCGGCCCTGGTGGGCGGCGTGGGCGGGCACGCCGGTCTCTTTGCCACCGCCAACGACCTGGCCGTGCTGATGCAGATGAACCTGCAAAACGGCAAATACGGGGGCAGCCGCTACTTCCAGTCGCCTGTGGTGACGGAGTTTGCCCGGCCGCAAATGGCCGGCGGCCGCCGCGGCCTGGGCTGGGACCACGGCGACCCCACCAAGCACGAAGGCCCCACCAGCAACCTGGCCCCGGCCAGCACCTTTGGCCACACGGGCTTCACGGGTACTTGCGTGTGGATGGACCCCGACAACCAGATTCTCTACATCTTTCTTTCGAACCGCGTGTACCCGGATGCGGGCAACAACAAGCTGCGCCAGTACAATATCCGGACGCGCATCCACGAGGTGATTTATAAGTCGATGGCGGCCGAAATGGCCAAAAAATAGCTAAGCCTGGTTTAGCCAAAACGAAAGAAGCCACAACCCATCCGGTTGCGGCTTCTTTCGTTTTGGCATTTTTCGTCGCGAAGCGCCACCGCCTGCGGAAACGGCATGAGCTACTTTTATCGCAACCTTTGCGGCCAAAAAGAGTCTGTTTGTTAACATCCCGGCCGTATTCCGGTTAGGCAAAACGCGGGGCCCTTTTTCGCGTTACTACTCTATGAACATCGGTATCGTTTGTTATCCCACCTTTGGCGGCTCCGGCGTGGTGGCCACGGAATTGGGCAAAGCCCTGGCCCAACGCGGCCACCGCGTGCATTTCATCACTTACAGCCAGCCGGTGCGGCTCGATTTTTTCAACGAAAACCTCTTTTATCACGAGGTTTATGTACCGGCCTACCCCCTATTTCAATTTCCGCCCTACGAGCTGGCCCTGACCAGCAAGATGGTGGACATTGTGCAGAACGAAAAGCTCGACGTGCTGCACGTGCACTACGCCATTCCGCACGCCTCAGCGGCATTTATGGCCAAGCAGATTCTGCGCGCCCGCGGCATCCAGATTCCGGTTGTCACGACTTTGCACGGCACCGATATTACCCTCGTGGGCAAAGACCCCAGCTTTGAGCCGGTGGTTACGTTCAGCATCAACCAGAGCGACGGCGTGACGTCGGTGTCGGCCGATTTGCGGCGTGAAACCTACGAGTACTTCGCGGTTGAGAAGGATATTACCGTCATTCCCAACTTCATCGACCTGCACCGCTTCAAAAAGCAGGACAAGAGCCACTTCCGCGCCGCCATTGCGCCGGAGGGCGAGAAGCTGCTGGTGCACACCAGCAACTTCCGCACCGTGAAGCGCGTGGAAGACGTGCTCCGCATTTTTGTGGGTGTCCGGGAGCAGATACCCGCCAAATTGCTGCTCGTGGGCGACGGCCCCGACCGCTCGCGCATGGAAAAGCTGGCCCGCGACCTCGACGTGCACCGCGACCTGCGCTTCCTGGGCAAGCTCGAAGCCGTGGAGGAAGTGCTGAGCGTAGGCGACCTGTTTCTGATGCCTTCCGAAAACGAAAGCTTCGGCCTGGCGGCCCTGGAGGCCATGGCCTGCGAAGTGCCGGTGGTGAGCACCAATGCCGGCGGCATTCCCGAGCTCAACGTGCACGGCGTAACCGGCATGATAAGCGAAATCGGCGACGTGGCCGATATGGTTAAGAATGCCCTTTACGTGCTGAGCGACGAGAACCTGCCCCGCTTCAAAGCCGCCGCCCTCGCCCGCGCACAAGAGTTTGCGGTGGAGAACATTGTGCCCAAATACGAGGATTGCTACCGCAGCGCCATTGAGTCGCTACACGTGGCAGTGTAACTAAGCGCTGTCTGTTATTGAGAGCGCAGCGAAGCAATCCGTCCTGTAAAAGCCAGACACTTTCTAAAGCGATAAGCCCCGGTACTGCGCAGTACCGGGGCTTATCGCTTTAGAAAACTTATCACAACTTAGGGCTGGTTGTACCGAGAGGACGGACTGCCACGAGCTACGTCCTTGCAATGACAGGCGGCGCTTTAAAACAGCCCGGCAGCTTCGCTTTTCACTACGGCCAGCGCCTGGGCGGTGGGCTCAGCGCCGTCCATCATCAGTCCTTCCAGAATGCGTTTGGCGAGTTCGGTGCCGCGCGCCTGGCCGGGGGTCGGCAGGCCGTGGTAGGCGCGGTTTACCATCGTCAGCACATTTTCCTTAGCTTCTTTTACCACCGTCCAGGCATCGCCGGAAATGTAGAGCTGCTGGGAGAGGTTGTGCTCGTACTCAGCCCGGATTTCCTGTTGCAACAGGCGGTGAAAGTCGGGGGCCGTTTGGCCGGCGCTGCTCAGGCGCACCAGGATGTTGTTGGGCGAGATGCGCTCCAGAAACAGCACCACCCGCTCGTAAGCCTGCAGGCGGAGCGGCAGGGTGGTTTTGTTGCTTTCCATTCGCATTTCAATCAAGCGGCGCTGCTGCTCTTTCTCCAGAAACTGGCGGAACAGCACGTAGATGGCGCCGGCCACAATGAGGGCCGGCAGGATAATTTTGAGCAGATCGAAGACGTAGGTGGTCGTATCCATTGAGTAGAATAGCGCCAAGCTCCAGCGTGGCGGGTTGCGGGGATTTAACGAAAGTGGCAGCGGGAAATTATGGGCGCCGATTTACGTGCCGGGCCGGAGCCTGGGCATGCGGCCCCACGGTTGGGGTGCCAGTACCAGCCCAGCGCAAACATACGCCGTGAACCACCGCCCCCCAACTGCTGTTTCATGCGTGCGGCCGTGCCGCGAGCTACTCCGGCGGCTTCCGTATCTTTGTTGCCCACCTCTCTTAAATCGTCTTTCATTATGGCTTCCGTTGCCACCCTCGCCCCCATTAGCCTCACCGACCGCGCTGTGGTCGAGGTGAAGAATATCATTCAGGAAAAAAATGTACCCGCCGATTACGGCCTGCGCATCGGCGTGCAGGGCGGTGGCTGCTCGGGCATGAGCTACCTGCTCGGCTTCGACAAAGCTAAGGACGCCGACGAAGTGTACGACCTCGACGGCCTGAAGCTCATCATGGATAAAAAGCACGCCATGTACGTATTGGGCATGGAAGTCGACTTCCAGGACGGGCTCAACGCCCGCGGCTTCGTCTTCAACAACCCCCAGGCCAAAAGCACCTGCGGCTGCGGCTCGTCGTTCTCGGCCTAACCCACCCGCAATAGCTCGCTTGGGCTAATTAACGCGCTATACCAAAAATAGCCCCGACCGTTTGGCCGGGGCTTTTTCGTTTACTTTCGCGTTGTCCACCACCTTCAACTTCTGAGTCAATGCGTCCATTCTTTATGCTGCTTGCGCTGCTGACGGCCTCCTCGGCCCAGGCACAGAAATTCAGTTCGCAGGAACTTGCGCGCTGGAAGCAACGAGCCCAGCAGGTTTCGATTACCCGCGATACGTATGGCGTGCCGCACATTTATGGCAAAACCGACGCCGACGCGGTGTTTGGCCTGCTCTATACCCAGTGCGAGGACGACTTCGACCGCGTCGAGATGAACTACCTCGATGCCATTGGCCGCCTGGCCGAAGTAGAAGGCGAGGCGTCGTTGTACCACGACTTGCGCGCCCGCCTGTTCATGGACAGCACCCAGGCCATCGGCATCTACAAAAAGGCTCCGGCCGACATGAAGAAGCTGCTTGACGCCTTCGCCGACGGCACCAACTTCTACCTGGCCACCCACCCCACTGTGCAGCCCAAGCTGCTGCACCGTTTCCAGCCCTGGATGCCGCTCATGTTCAGCGAGGGCAGCATTGGCGGAAATATCAGTGTGGTGTCTATTGAGCGGCTCAAGGCTTTTTACAGCCAGAAGAAGTCCAGTTCCTGGCTCAACATTGACGCCGGGCAGAAAGACCGGGACGAAATTGGCTCGAATGGCTTTGCCATTGCCCCGGCCAAGAGCGCCAGTGGCCACGCCCTACTGCTCATCAACCCGCACACGTCCTTTTACTTTCGCTCGGAAGTGCAGATGGTGAGCCAACAGGGCCTGAACGCCTACGGAGCTGTGACCTGGGGCCAGTTTTTCGTGTATCAGGGCTTCAACCAGAACTGCGGCTGGATGCACACCTCCAGCAGCGCCGACTCCATGGACGAGTACCTCGAAACCATTGAGAAAAAGAACGGCGCGTTTTACTACAAATACGCCGGCAAACTGCGGCCTGTGCAAGTGCAGAAAGTGTCGTTGCCGTACCGCGACGGCACCAAAATCCTGCGCAAGGAATACACCATTTACTGCACCCACCACGGCCCCATCGTGGGCCAAAAATCCGACAACCAGTGGGTGGCCGTGCGCATGATGAACGAGCCGCTGGCCGCCCTGCAACAGTCGTACCTCCGCACCAAAGCCACCGGCTACACCAGCTTCCAGGAAGTGATGAAGCTGAATGGTAACGCCACCAACAACACTGTGTTTGCCGACAGCAAGGGCAGCATTGCCTATTGGCACGGCAACTT
This region of Hymenobacter sedentarius genomic DNA includes:
- a CDS encoding HesB/IscA family protein — its product is MASVATLAPISLTDRAVVEVKNIIQEKNVPADYGLRIGVQGGGCSGMSYLLGFDKAKDADEVYDLDGLKLIMDKKHAMYVLGMEVDFQDGLNARGFVFNNPQAKSTCGCGSSFSA
- the bshA gene encoding N-acetyl-alpha-D-glucosaminyl L-malate synthase BshA, whose product is MNIGIVCYPTFGGSGVVATELGKALAQRGHRVHFITYSQPVRLDFFNENLFYHEVYVPAYPLFQFPPYELALTSKMVDIVQNEKLDVLHVHYAIPHASAAFMAKQILRARGIQIPVVTTLHGTDITLVGKDPSFEPVVTFSINQSDGVTSVSADLRRETYEYFAVEKDITVIPNFIDLHRFKKQDKSHFRAAIAPEGEKLLVHTSNFRTVKRVEDVLRIFVGVREQIPAKLLLVGDGPDRSRMEKLARDLDVHRDLRFLGKLEAVEEVLSVGDLFLMPSENESFGLAALEAMACEVPVVSTNAGGIPELNVHGVTGMISEIGDVADMVKNALYVLSDENLPRFKAAALARAQEFAVENIVPKYEDCYRSAIESLHVAV
- a CDS encoding glycoside hydrolase family 3 N-terminal domain-containing protein, whose amino-acid sequence is MRIPLQLALLALLLATGLLLSFSDVEKLPADPLPASPAEAAWVDSVFNSLTPEQRLGQLFMVAAYSNKDKAHAAYIERLVRNQHIGGVMFLQGGPKRQALMTNRLQAAAKVPLLIAMDAEWGLDMRLDSSAHFAKQMTLGAMDDPRYVYEMGRDIARKMRALGVHISFAPVIDVNSNPGNPVIGNRSFGEDQERVAKLGIQYIRGLQENGVMAVAKHFPGHGDTDTDSHVSLPVINTDLARLTKVDLVPFQQSFEAGVMGVMVAHLYMPLFDTTNAKTTTLSHALVTDLLKDKMGFKGLVFTDALNMKSVSKLYKDGELDAMALAAGNDVLLFSEDVPAALIRIREAVNAGHLRQEDLDLRIKKILRVKYWAGLAKYHPTKLATMRDSLNLPASKVLAQNIFEHAVTVVKNDDKLLPFQRLDTLRIAAITIGTQAEGPYATIFNKYQPGPVYAVPNRYADDSTFTRIAARLGGYNVVVVSLHGMNNTPSHNYGIGDGALKFLKQLEANPRFKTVVVAMGNAYGLKFLENARTLVCGYEDHYAAQLVVPQVLFGALPARGKLPVTVSPTLRTTTGIATADLHRLRYAVPESQGLSSRVLAQIDNIALESQTYAAAPGCQVLVARNGTVVFDQSYGYCTYDQSQPVTSSTLYDLASVTKVAGTLQAVMYLKDQGKLNIEEKVATYLPELARTNKRDMTIRDVLLHQAGLKPGIPTWERTVNSSGLKPTFYASIRSDNFPNEVAPGEYSTKAADDSVWAWTMRSSLLPKIKGKYPTEYSDLSFIVMKRVCEKILKEPLEDFLQDNFYRPLGLGSMTYNPLQRFPKSCIAPTENDTYYRREQLQGTVHDQTAALVGGVGGHAGLFATANDLAVLMQMNLQNGKYGGSRYFQSPVVTEFARPQMAGGRRGLGWDHGDPTKHEGPTSNLAPASTFGHTGFTGTCVWMDPDNQILYIFLSNRVYPDAGNNKLRQYNIRTRIHEVIYKSMAAEMAKK
- a CDS encoding penicillin acylase family protein produces the protein MRPFFMLLALLTASSAQAQKFSSQELARWKQRAQQVSITRDTYGVPHIYGKTDADAVFGLLYTQCEDDFDRVEMNYLDAIGRLAEVEGEASLYHDLRARLFMDSTQAIGIYKKAPADMKKLLDAFADGTNFYLATHPTVQPKLLHRFQPWMPLMFSEGSIGGNISVVSIERLKAFYSQKKSSSWLNIDAGQKDRDEIGSNGFAIAPAKSASGHALLLINPHTSFYFRSEVQMVSQQGLNAYGAVTWGQFFVYQGFNQNCGWMHTSSSADSMDEYLETIEKKNGAFYYKYAGKLRPVQVQKVSLPYRDGTKILRKEYTIYCTHHGPIVGQKSDNQWVAVRMMNEPLAALQQSYLRTKATGYTSFQEVMKLNGNATNNTVFADSKGSIAYWHGNFMPKRDPKFDWSQPVDGSTPATEWKGFHGVNELVQVHNPASGFIQNCNSTPYTVSGPSSPTPVKFPKYMAPDAENYRGINAVRVLSRKGVFTLDTLIAAANDPHLTAFDDMLPSLLTAYQPTSVEKAATPDMTEAIELLRTWNHNYSATSVAQTVAIYWAERLLANARARVPSAQPQLDYISFTKFAIANTSPQEKTAALKEALEDLTRAFGTWKMPWGDVNRFQRLTGRIEETYDDQKPSLPVAFTSSAWGSLASFKAQAYPGTKKRYGTVGNSFVAVVEFGPRITARSVVTGGQSSRPGTAHFTDQAELYTTGRFKEVRFYPEDVKAHAEKTYHPGE